The following nucleotide sequence is from Candidatus Methylomirabilis limnetica.
GCGGTGATCCTTGGGACAAAGACCTTCGGGAAGGGGTCAGTACAGACGGTTGTTCCGCTGAGCGATGGTTCCGGCCTGCGCTTGACCACGGCGAAGTACTTCACGCCGAAGGGGCGATCTATCCACGGCACCGGGCTTGTGCCTGATATCATCGTGGAGGCACCACGGCCCACCATGGGCAAGGCGCAGGGTGGCCCCAGTGAAAAGGAGAGTGAGCCTGGAAAAGAGCGTCCTGAGAAACGGCAGGAGAAGAAGATTTCTGAGGAGGAGGGAGACGCGAGTCTCCAGATTAGCAGGCGCGAGGGGCCCGATCCCAACAGCGACGTCCAGTTAAAGCGGGCGATGGAGATTCTCAAGGCGAGCCAGATCATCGAGAAGGGATTCGTGAAAGGGAGCGCAGGGTGATAAATGCAGCGATCAGCTATCAGCTTCAAGCTGACTGCTAAAAGCTGATAGCTGCTCTTCACAATGGCACACCTAACCTTGGGGATTGAAACCTCGTGTGACGAGACGGCGGCCGCTGTACTGGAGGATGGCCGGAGAATTCGGTCTTCCGTGATCGCCTCTCAGGATACCCTCCACGCCCCCTTCGGCGGGGTCGTTCCCGAGTTAGCCTCTCGCCGTCACGTGGAGGTTATCTGGCCGGTGGTCCAGGAGGCACTCGCCAGGGCAGGGGTGACCCTCGCCGAGCTTGACGGGATCGCGGCAACGGCGGGACCAGGGCTGATCGGTTCCCTGCTGGTTGGTCTATGCTTCGGCAAGGCGCTCGCCTTTGCCCGTAATATCCCACTGGTCGGCGTGAACCACCTGGAAGGACATCTCTATGCCGCCACGCTGGATCATGAGGGACTATCTTTTCCCTTCACCGGACTCGTGGCATCAGGTGGCCACACCAACCTCTATCTGGCCACAGCCCCAGGGGTCTACCGCTTGCTCGGTCGGACCAGGGACGATGCTGCTGGAGAGGCCTTCGACAAGGTGGCCAAGTTGCTCAGCCTCGGTTATCCAGGGGGGCCGCTGATCGAGGAGTGGGCGCGTAAGGGCGACCCTAACGCTGTGCGGTTTCCCAGGTCGGTTCCTCCGAGAGGTTCATACGATTTCAGCTTCAGCGGCCTGAAAACCGCAGTCGTCAATTACGTAAAGGGTGTCGGGGGAGCAGTCCTTCAGCCTTCAGCCTTCAGCCTTCAGCCTGATCTTGTTGCGGACATCTGCGCTGGATTCCAAGAGGCGGTGGTGGATGTGCTGGTTCGCGTGAGCCTGGCGGCGGCGAAGGCGTCCGCCTCTCGCCGTCTCGTCCTGGTCGGAGGGGTGGCTTGCAATGGCAGGCTCCGATCGAAGCTCACAGAGCGGGCGGCAGAGGAAGGCGTGCAGGTCTACTACCCCAAGCCCTCTCTCTGCACCGATAACGCCGCCATGATCGCGGCTGCCGGCTACCCTCGCCTTCTACGCGGCGAGCGATCCTTACTTTCGTTGAACGCCGATGCAAATCTCACGCTCGGCCTGACGTAAGAGAATACGAATGGCGAAGCTGTCGATCCTGCTCTACCCATCCCCCGTCATCCGGAAGAGGTCGCTGCCAGTCACGTCAATCGATGGTGAACTTCAGCGCTTCATCGATGACATGGTGGAAACCATGTATGCGGCCCCAGGCATGGGGCTTGCCGCTCCCCAAGTGGGGGCACTCAAGCGGGTCATCGTCCTGGACCCTTCTCAGGATCGCGCGATTGCGCGGCCCATGGTCCTTATTAATCCCGTGCTGGTTGCTGCTGAAGGGCAAATCGTAGAGGACGAGGGATGCCTCTGTATCCCAGACCTGACGGAGCCAATCTCGCGATTCAGGCAGGTGGTGGTGAAGGCCTATGATCGGAATGAGAAAGAGATCATTCTGGAGGAGGATGACCTGTTCGCGCGAATCCTACAGCACGAGATCGATCACTTGAATGGCATTCTGTTCATCGACCGCCTGAGCACAGCAAAGCGTCTCCTGCTCAAGCGACGGCTTAAGAAGGCCGCTAAAGACTAAGGTGTAGGGGCGCTGCTTGCTACGCCCGCCTTGGGCAGGGCAAGCCCTGCCCCTACAATTTCATCTCGACGTTAGCCTTGGTCTTGAGACCCTCGATCCACTCCTTGAATGTGGCCTCAGTCTTCTGATTAAACAGGGTGGCGCGAATCTGCTCCTTAACCTGGTCGAATGGAAGGGCCAGTCCAGGAACCCGCTCCTCGACGACAATGAGGTGAAAGCCGGCCGGAGTCGTGATGATGTCGCTGGCCTGCCCGATCGGCAGGGCAAGCGCGACCTGCTCCAACTCCGGCGAGAGATCTCCGCGCTTCATCGTCCAGACCTCACCGCCGGATACCGCGAGCGGCCCTTCAGAGTACTGCTGAGCGACCGCAGGGAAGTTGGTCCCCGACTTGACAAGCCTCTGCGCCTCCTCAATCCGCTTCTTGGCACGCGATACCTCACTGGGCGTCGCCTGCGACGGTACAGCCACGAGGAGATGGCGCATCTTGAATTGGGACATGTCCTTGAATTGCCCTTGCTGTTGCTCGTAATATTGCTGGACCTCGTCGTCAAGAACGACGACCTTGGCTCGCACTCGCCTCGCTACCAGCTTCGTCATGATGACCTGCTCGGCGATCCCCCTCCGAAACTGCTCCTCGCTGAGCAGTTCTCTGGACAGAGCAGCTCTCAGATCCTCGTCGCTGGCCAACCCGTTGCGCTTCTTTAATTCCTCAATGGCGGACTGAACCTCCGCAGGGATCGCCTCGATCTTCTCCTTCTTTGCCTCCTGGAGTTGCAACCTCCTGAGAATCAGCTCGTCCAGGATCTGGCGTTCCGTACCACGAAGCTGTCGCTCTCGCTCCGCCCCCATCGTTTCCTGTACGATCCTTCGGATGACCTGAAGCCCTTCCTCTTGCACCTCGGTCAGGGTGATCACATCATCATTGACAACGGCGACTACGCGATCGAGGATGACAGCGTGAGCTACGGAAGCCGTTAGAATTGCGCACAGCAGGACGAGACCCAGTACGAAAGCAGGGTATAGGGTATAGGGTATATGTGCAGGGGCGCTGCTTGCTGCGCCCGCCTTGGGCAGGGCAAGCCCTGCCCCTACAGTCCCCCGCCACCCCTCCTTATTCATCGACACTCCTGAAGTCGCGACAGCAGAACCTGAACGGTAGCGATGTTGTCGCCCCCATCCACCGCATATTCCAGGGCATCGCCCCCCGCACCGTCAACCCCTCCGTGCCCCCCTTTTGTTAAGGGGGGGTGGGGGGATTTCGGGATGTAGCGTAACCGGCCGCCCTCTTCACGAAGCAGGGCTGCCACCTTGGCTGGGGCAAGGGGTGGCGACTCACTGAAGACGATACGGATCGTCTTACCTGTAGCATCGACCTCACGAATGTGGAGCGCCCTGGCCAGGATCTTGAGGGCCATTGCGGTCAGCAGCCGCTCTGCCTCATGGGGAGGCTCACCGAAACGATCGATCAGTTCCTCTCGAAGAGCAGAGACCTCCTGTGTAGATGTGAGCGCAGCCAACCGTTTGTAGAGCTGGAGCCGGACGTTGGGATCCTCCACGTAGGCCTCCGGCACATACCCTGCCGCCTCCAGCCTGATGGAAGGCTCGACGGGCTCCGCAGCTACTTCACCCTTCAGCTCCCTGACCGTTGACTCGATCAGTCTACAGTACAGATCAAATCCCACGGCGGCGATCTGACCGTGCTGTTCTGGTCCAAGGAGGTTACCTGCTCCTCTGATCTCCAGGTCCCTCGCCGCCACCTTGAATCCAGAACCGAGCTCGGTCAGCTCCGCGATGGCCTGGAGCCTCTTCTTTGCCACCTCTGAGAGCATAGCATCCTCCGGTACCAAGAGATAGGCGTACGCTCGATGCTTGTCTCGACCGACCCGTCCGCGAAGCTGGTAGAGCTGCGCGAGGCCCAAGGCATCGGCTCGATCAATGATGATGGTGTTGGCGGCGCCGACATCCAGACCGGATTCGATGATGGTGGTACACAGCAGGACATCAAACGTGCCGTTGTAGAAGTCGCACATAATCCGTTCCAGGCGCTCTTCCGGCAGCTTGCCGTGAGCCACCGTCAGCCTCGCCCGGGGGACCAACTGCTTGATCAGGCGTGCTACGCTCTGGATGCTTTCCACGCGATTATGCACGAAGAAGACCTGTCCCCCTCTGTCCAGCTCCTGCTCTATCGCCTCCTTGATGATGGCCTGATCGAACCTGGCTACGGTCGTCCTGATCGAGAGGCGATCCTCCGGAGGGGTCTCGATTGTGCTGATATCTCTGACCCCCAGCATCGACATGTACATCGTCCTCGGAATCGGCGTTGCGGTGAGCGTCAGGACATTGACCTGTCGCCGGATCTGCTTCATGCGCTCCTTGGCCGCTACGCCGAAACGATGTTCCTCATCCACCACAAGCAGCCCCAGATCCCGGAAATGGACATCCTTCTGAAGCAGGCGGTGGGTACCGATGACGATATCTACGATGCCGTCACGGACGCCACGCAGTACATCGCCCTGCTCCGTACGACTGCGGAAACGCGAGAGCATCTCCACCTTGATCGGGAAGTTGCCGAATCGCTCGGAAAAGGTCCGGAAATGCTGCAGGGCGAGGACAGTGGTCGGGACCAGGACCGCCACCTGCTTTCCCCCCATAACCGCCTTGAAGGCGGCCCGCATCGCCACCTCGGTCTTACCATACCCGACATCACCGCAGATCAGGCGGTCCATCGGCCGGTCCCGCTCCATATCGGCCTTGGCATCGGCGATCGCCCGGAGCTGGCCCGAGGTTTCCTCGTACGGGAATCCCGCCTCGAATTCCCGCTGCCACGGCGTATCGGGAGAGAAGGCATGCCCCTTGACAACATGCCTGGCCGCATACAGCGTGAGCAACTCCTGGGCCATCTCGCGGATGGAAGCCCTGACCCGCTCCTTGGCCTTGGTCCAGGAGGCGCTCCCCAACCGATCAAGGGCGGGTGAATTGCCATCAGCGCCCGCATACCGATAGACCAGGTGGAGTTTACTGGTTGGTACGTAGAGCTTGGCGTGATCGGCATAGACGATGAGCAGGTAGTCACCCTCTGTCTCGCCGGCAGCGAGCTGCCGCAGCCCTTTGTATAGGCCGATCCCATGGTCCTCGTGGACAACGAAATCGCCATAGGCCAGGTCCTGATACGAGGCGAGGGGGGAGACCTCCTTCGGTCGTAAGCGGCGGGGCGGAATGTGTCGAATCCCAAAGATCTCGGACTCGGTGATATAGGTCAGTGACGCCTCATCCAGGTGGAAGCCGCCGCTGAGTTCGCCGGCGAGGATCGTGATCCCGCCTGGCAACGCCATCCCTGGATCGAGAGAGGCTGCGACGTCATGTTCCTTGAGCACCTCCGCCAGGCGCCGACCCTGGGCCTCGCTCCTGCAGACCAGGTGGATTCTTCGGCTTTGCCGACGCCACTCTTCGAGGTCGCGTATGAGCTCCATCATTCGTCCACGGTAGGCCGTGATGGTGCGCACCTGGAAACCGATAGCCGCCCCTCCCGTAAGGCTGTGAGCTGGGAAGAATTCTTCCAGGAGGATCCGCGGCCTCAGGGAGAGTCTCTGCTCAAAGTCACTCCAGTCGAGGTGCGAAAAACCCCCCGCACCCCCCTTTACCAAAGGGGGGACTGTGGGGATGTGGTGCGATGCGCGAAGGCCGTGTTCAGCGAAATCGCGCGCAGCGGCCTGGAGGCCTGCCTGGTCTACCAGGACCCACACGGCATCGGGCGCGACGTACTGCAGCAGATCGGCTGGTTCCTCCAGGGCCTGCTGACACCCTTCACCCGTCAATGGCACTTCTATAACAGGCAATATAGAGACCTGTTCGACTGGGCGGACGGACCGCTGGGTGGTCGGATCGAATGCGCGGAGCTCAAGCACCTCGTCGCCAAAGAACTCAGCACGAACGGGAAGATCGGACTCTTCGACACGGCTCAGGACGGATTTGGGGGGGAAGAGGTCGAGAAGATGCCCGCGCAGGCTGTATTCGCCGCGGTCTGTCACCTGATTCACTCGACGGTAGCCACCTACCTCCAGAACGCCTAGAAGCTCATCCCGCGCGATCAGTCGTCCAACGTACAGCGTAAAGGCTGCTCCCAGGAGGGCCGATGGTGGGGAGAGGCGTTCGAGGGCAGCCTGGAGCGAGACAACCGCCAGGGGAAGCTCCTTGGTCGCGAGACCCGCCAGACAGGCAATTCGCTGATATCCGGTCTCGGGGTCCTCATCACGTTCTGGCAGGAAGCCCACCGGTCCGTGAAAGAAGACTTGCAGATCCTTCGCCAGCAGCTCGGCCTCGGCGGACGAGGAGGCCAATACCACGAGGGGACGCCTCGCCAGGAGAGCGATCTGGGAGAGGATCAACGCCTTCGAAGCTCCGAAGAGACCGGTCAGAGACAGCGCGTCGGCCCCGCTGTCCAGTCGAGCCACGATCTCAACAATCTCAGGGATCAGTAGATCCTCTGACTGCCCCATCGATCGTATTACCATAAGGTCAGCTCTCAGCCCTT
It contains:
- the tsaD gene encoding tRNA (adenosine(37)-N6)-threonylcarbamoyltransferase complex transferase subunit TsaD, which encodes MAHLTLGIETSCDETAAAVLEDGRRIRSSVIASQDTLHAPFGGVVPELASRRHVEVIWPVVQEALARAGVTLAELDGIAATAGPGLIGSLLVGLCFGKALAFARNIPLVGVNHLEGHLYAATLDHEGLSFPFTGLVASGGHTNLYLATAPGVYRLLGRTRDDAAGEAFDKVAKLLSLGYPGGPLIEEWARKGDPNAVRFPRSVPPRGSYDFSFSGLKTAVVNYVKGVGGAVLQPSAFSLQPDLVADICAGFQEAVVDVLVRVSLAAAKASASRRLVLVGGVACNGRLRSKLTERAAEEGVQVYYPKPSLCTDNAAMIAAAGYPRLLRGERSLLSLNADANLTLGLT
- the def gene encoding peptide deformylase, encoding MAKLSILLYPSPVIRKRSLPVTSIDGELQRFIDDMVETMYAAPGMGLAAPQVGALKRVIVLDPSQDRAIARPMVLINPVLVAAEGQIVEDEGCLCIPDLTEPISRFRQVVVKAYDRNEKEIILEEDDLFARILQHEIDHLNGILFIDRLSTAKRLLLKRRLKKAAKD
- a CDS encoding peptidylprolyl isomerase codes for the protein MNKEGWRGTVGAGLALPKAGAASSAPAHIPYTLYPAFVLGLVLLCAILTASVAHAVILDRVVAVVNDDVITLTEVQEEGLQVIRRIVQETMGAERERQLRGTERQILDELILRRLQLQEAKKEKIEAIPAEVQSAIEELKKRNGLASDEDLRAALSRELLSEEQFRRGIAEQVIMTKLVARRVRAKVVVLDDEVQQYYEQQQGQFKDMSQFKMRHLLVAVPSQATPSEVSRAKKRIEEAQRLVKSGTNFPAVAQQYSEGPLAVSGGEVWTMKRGDLSPELEQVALALPIGQASDIITTPAGFHLIVVEERVPGLALPFDQVKEQIRATLFNQKTEATFKEWIEGLKTKANVEMKL
- the mfd gene encoding transcription-repair coupling factor translates to MGQSEDLLIPEIVEIVARLDSGADALSLTGLFGASKALILSQIALLARRPLVVLASSSAEAELLAKDLQVFFHGPVGFLPERDEDPETGYQRIACLAGLATKELPLAVVSLQAALERLSPPSALLGAAFTLYVGRLIARDELLGVLEVGGYRRVNQVTDRGEYSLRGHLLDLFPPKSVLSRVEESDLPVRAEFFGDEVLELRAFDPTTQRSVRPVEQVSILPVIEVPLTGEGCQQALEEPADLLQYVAPDAVWVLVDQAGLQAAARDFAEHGLRASHHIPTVPPLVKGGAGGFSHLDWSDFEQRLSLRPRILLEEFFPAHSLTGGAAIGFQVRTITAYRGRMMELIRDLEEWRRQSRRIHLVCRSEAQGRRLAEVLKEHDVAASLDPGMALPGGITILAGELSGGFHLDEASLTYITESEIFGIRHIPPRRLRPKEVSPLASYQDLAYGDFVVHEDHGIGLYKGLRQLAAGETEGDYLLIVYADHAKLYVPTSKLHLVYRYAGADGNSPALDRLGSASWTKAKERVRASIREMAQELLTLYAARHVVKGHAFSPDTPWQREFEAGFPYEETSGQLRAIADAKADMERDRPMDRLICGDVGYGKTEVAMRAAFKAVMGGKQVAVLVPTTVLALQHFRTFSERFGNFPIKVEMLSRFRSRTEQGDVLRGVRDGIVDIVIGTHRLLQKDVHFRDLGLLVVDEEHRFGVAAKERMKQIRRQVNVLTLTATPIPRTMYMSMLGVRDISTIETPPEDRLSIRTTVARFDQAIIKEAIEQELDRGGQVFFVHNRVESIQSVARLIKQLVPRARLTVAHGKLPEERLERIMCDFYNGTFDVLLCTTIIESGLDVGAANTIIIDRADALGLAQLYQLRGRVGRDKHRAYAYLLVPEDAMLSEVAKKRLQAIAELTELGSGFKVAARDLEIRGAGNLLGPEQHGQIAAVGFDLYCRLIESTVRELKGEVAAEPVEPSIRLEAAGYVPEAYVEDPNVRLQLYKRLAALTSTQEVSALREELIDRFGEPPHEAERLLTAMALKILARALHIREVDATGKTIRIVFSESPPLAPAKVAALLREEGGRLRYIPKSPHPPLTKGGHGGVDGAGGDALEYAVDGGDNIATVQVLLSRLQECR